The following coding sequences lie in one Candidatus Neptunochlamydia sp. REUL1 genomic window:
- a CDS encoding zinc-ribbon domain-containing protein — translation MYLRGIVLFMLLLGSTTMIDGGQKKEVPIDWGWICPQCRHGNPDDAKRCEYCGKTK, via the coding sequence ATGTATTTAAGGGGTATTGTTTTATTCATGTTGCTACTAGGGAGTACAACAATGATTGACGGGGGGCAAAAGAAAGAGGTTCCAATCGATTGGGGTTGGATCTGTCCTCAATGTCGGCACGGCAATCCTGATGATGCCAAGCGCTGTGAATATTGTGGAAAGACTAAGTAG
- a CDS encoding UvrD-helicase domain-containing protein — translation MKRFDVLDPATPLLGHHLLEASAGTGKTFAIEHITARLIEEQNFDLDEILVVTFTRAATRELKARIQNTLKNNPPSLNIQKALALIDQAQIFTIHGFCHRMLTEFAFEAGLGFALLSEEESDYRSLLKEHITDFFRTSLPQEEYSTSQLFALRQDKETLIQKILSLVEKEGEFPTYDSFSVSHQKYNKLRRTAQFPAQLLDEFSKIKDKYGVLKKPFKEQVALLEKPSLTIEEFETLTAQPPILSLLTIENQYKKSKADASPLFNFAETLRPVLENAASPLCTLVRIARTARISAQTALREKEILAPSDILKKMNECLSLPSFREKVRSRYRAAIIDEFQDTDPVQWSIFRTLFIDDPISALYLVGDPKQSIYSFRSADIYTYLSAEASVSQKSHLDTNYRSDPKLIQSLNALFSSNPHFLSLPDASMPFHPVKHADIPNRPFPDDKHPVHFFIYKTEKKRERSWPSVEIEQSTFFPFIASEILKLSKHDFQYSDFAVLVKDRFQATRLKTYLESHGIPTQSKSTESLTLAPIFSLVRSLLEALINPSEIPVKRFLSHTYNHHELANEDLIIRTIAAFAKPQSLQEALRDLYTPTDLDSHSDYFKLCELLLDYQTQTKASLPKVLEFLLSLKEIDRRPLSDPNSVTIMTIHMSKGLEFNVVFALGLVNRYTGRDDFVRHQKNWLLFNPEQAECQAALQNQEAEKLRQLYVALTRAKHRVYIPLLHDTKHTPIPLGQASPLELFNPAPTDATYLEPQTLPFQEPTTPALKVPTNPTNSYPHRYLHSYSSLAHTTPQPPVNTPTELPKGAETGLIIHSLLETILKKTSLDIPTLLKQQLPPHFPYEPTLALIKSALNTPLAPHSFTLSEVKHLYPETEFLYPNPPNLIKGFIDLIFLHNDQYFLLDWKTNLLPSYDPNALHLAMTHHDYYLQARLYHTALSRYLRGAPIAGTYYIFLRGLPDEGILFLPT, via the coding sequence ATGAAACGGTTTGATGTTCTAGACCCTGCGACCCCTCTTCTTGGTCACCACCTTTTAGAAGCCTCTGCCGGAACAGGGAAAACCTTTGCTATCGAGCACATCACCGCCCGCTTAATTGAAGAGCAAAACTTTGACCTCGATGAAATACTTGTTGTGACTTTTACGCGAGCCGCCACACGTGAGCTAAAAGCCCGCATTCAAAATACCCTCAAGAACAACCCTCCATCCTTGAATATCCAAAAAGCGCTAGCCCTTATAGATCAAGCGCAGATCTTTACAATTCATGGATTTTGTCATCGGATGCTAACGGAGTTTGCTTTTGAGGCTGGACTCGGTTTTGCACTTTTAAGTGAAGAAGAATCCGACTATCGCTCCCTTTTAAAAGAGCACATTACTGACTTCTTTCGTACCTCCCTCCCCCAGGAGGAATATAGCACCTCTCAACTCTTTGCGCTTAGACAAGACAAAGAAACGCTCATCCAAAAAATCCTCTCTCTTGTAGAAAAAGAAGGGGAGTTTCCAACCTACGATTCCTTTTCTGTTTCTCATCAGAAATATAATAAATTGAGACGAACTGCTCAATTCCCTGCTCAACTTCTCGATGAGTTTTCTAAGATTAAAGATAAATATGGCGTCTTAAAAAAGCCCTTTAAAGAGCAAGTTGCTCTTCTTGAAAAACCCTCTCTTACCATTGAGGAATTTGAAACTCTCACTGCGCAGCCTCCCATCCTTTCTCTTCTGACGATTGAAAACCAATATAAAAAATCGAAAGCGGATGCATCCCCTCTTTTCAATTTTGCAGAAACCCTCAGACCCGTTCTTGAAAACGCTGCATCACCACTTTGCACTCTCGTACGCATCGCCCGCACCGCCCGCATCTCCGCGCAAACAGCGCTTCGAGAAAAAGAAATCCTTGCTCCAAGCGACATCCTTAAAAAAATGAACGAGTGCTTATCTCTTCCCTCCTTTCGAGAAAAAGTTCGCAGCCGCTACAGAGCAGCCATTATTGACGAGTTTCAAGATACTGATCCCGTGCAGTGGAGCATCTTTAGGACACTATTTATCGATGATCCCATTTCTGCCCTTTATCTCGTAGGGGATCCCAAGCAATCGATCTATTCCTTCCGCTCAGCAGATATTTATACCTACCTTAGTGCCGAAGCGTCCGTTTCTCAAAAATCGCATCTTGATACCAATTATCGATCGGATCCCAAACTCATTCAAAGCCTCAATGCTCTCTTTTCTTCGAACCCTCATTTCCTCTCTCTTCCTGATGCGTCGATGCCTTTTCACCCCGTCAAACATGCAGATATTCCCAACCGCCCCTTTCCTGACGATAAACACCCCGTTCACTTCTTTATTTATAAAACAGAAAAGAAACGAGAAAGGAGCTGGCCCTCTGTTGAAATTGAGCAGTCTACATTTTTTCCTTTTATTGCCAGTGAAATTCTAAAACTTAGCAAACACGATTTTCAATACTCAGACTTTGCTGTTCTCGTTAAAGACCGTTTTCAAGCGACGCGCTTAAAAACCTATCTCGAATCGCATGGGATCCCTACACAATCCAAGAGCACCGAATCCCTTACACTCGCGCCCATCTTTTCCCTTGTCCGATCGCTCCTTGAAGCGCTCATCAACCCTTCTGAAATCCCTGTAAAGCGCTTTCTTTCCCATACATATAACCACCATGAACTCGCAAATGAAGACCTTATTATAAGGACCATCGCAGCATTTGCTAAGCCCCAATCCCTGCAAGAAGCTCTCCGTGATCTCTATACCCCCACCGATCTTGACTCCCACTCCGACTATTTCAAACTTTGTGAACTCCTTCTTGATTACCAAACTCAAACAAAAGCCTCTCTCCCAAAAGTTCTTGAATTTCTCCTTTCCCTTAAAGAGATTGATAGGCGCCCCCTTTCCGATCCTAACTCTGTAACCATCATGACCATTCACATGAGTAAAGGACTCGAGTTCAACGTCGTCTTTGCTCTTGGCCTTGTTAATCGCTACACAGGGCGAGATGATTTTGTCCGCCATCAGAAAAACTGGCTCCTCTTCAACCCTGAACAGGCCGAGTGTCAAGCGGCTTTGCAAAACCAAGAAGCCGAAAAATTGCGCCAACTCTACGTTGCCCTCACCCGTGCTAAACACCGCGTTTACATTCCACTTCTTCATGACACAAAACATACGCCCATTCCCCTGGGGCAAGCGTCCCCTCTAGAACTCTTTAACCCCGCACCGACCGATGCAACTTATCTTGAGCCCCAAACACTCCCATTTCAAGAGCCCACAACCCCAGCCCTCAAAGTTCCTACAAACCCCACAAATTCCTATCCCCATCGTTACCTTCACTCCTACTCCTCCCTCGCACATACAACGCCCCAACCTCCAGTCAACACGCCAACAGAGCTCCCTAAAGGAGCTGAAACCGGACTCATCATCCATTCACTACTCGAAACAATCCTAAAAAAAACCTCCCTCGACATTCCAACCCTTCTCAAGCAACAGCTTCCTCCACACTTTCCCTATGAACCCACACTTGCTCTTATAAAAAGCGCCCTAAACACCCCGCTTGCGCCCCATTCCTTCACTCTCTCTGAAGTCAAACACCTTTATCCAGAAACAGAATTCCTCTATCCCAATCCTCCTAACCTTATCAAAGGGTTTATCGATCTTATCTTTCTTCATAACGATCAATACTTCCTTCTTGATTGGAAGACCAATCTTTTGCCCTCCTATGATCCAAACGCGCTCCATCTAGCCATGACCCATCATGACTACTACCTCCAGGCACGTCTCTATCACACCGCGCTTTCTCGCTACTTGCGTGGCGCCCCCATCGCCGGCACTTACTACATCTTTCTCCGTGGACTCCCAGATGAAGGCATCCTATTCCTTCCTACTTAG
- a CDS encoding protein kinase domain-containing protein — protein sequence MKSDEIATKFFHKLQELHLTKFEKKLGSGAVGTVVQLQGTHKYSNLPLALKLQAFSQENTLHPTEIRGDVVALNLPRNKQLANAYGVFAYDGNNVNFIEKFNPTLHAGQVVISTLTRAINGETLYSRMQKGPLPLHLTKTYCKQIAEGIHAIHQAGYAHRDIHVENILIENNSISIIDFGLAAETNEKQTQKDWRKFGYILAEIGGKELLFNPEFFDLVYSDHHGLLNGNKPYTGKQILNHSFFKSF from the coding sequence ATGAAATCTGATGAAATTGCCACAAAGTTTTTTCATAAGCTTCAAGAACTTCATCTCACAAAATTTGAAAAAAAACTGGGATCTGGCGCCGTCGGAACCGTTGTGCAATTACAAGGAACCCACAAATATTCCAACCTCCCTCTTGCCCTAAAGCTGCAAGCCTTTTCGCAAGAAAACACCCTTCATCCTACTGAGATAAGAGGCGACGTTGTTGCTTTAAATCTCCCTCGTAATAAACAACTTGCAAATGCTTATGGAGTCTTTGCTTACGACGGAAACAATGTGAATTTCATAGAGAAATTCAATCCAACTCTCCATGCAGGTCAAGTCGTTATCAGCACCCTTACACGAGCTATCAACGGAGAGACTCTTTACAGCAGAATGCAAAAAGGCCCTTTGCCTTTACATCTAACAAAAACATACTGCAAACAAATCGCTGAAGGCATTCACGCAATTCATCAAGCAGGTTATGCGCATCGTGACATTCATGTAGAAAATATTCTTATCGAAAACAACTCCATTTCAATCATAGATTTCGGACTTGCTGCAGAAACAAATGAAAAACAAACACAAAAAGACTGGCGCAAATTTGGTTATATTCTCGCTGAAATCGGAGGAAAAGAACTTCTCTTCAACCCTGAATTCTTTGACCTTGTCTACTCTGACCATCATGGCCTACTCAATGGAAACAAACCCTACACTGGAAAACAAATCCTCAACCACTCCTTTTTCAAGTCCTTTTGA
- a CDS encoding exodeoxyribonuclease V subunit gamma: MIGKPTVYLSNKEKLLTSLLRDNLFSKESKPFAKKFVFLPNASLKTPLLSSFVSDGTLDVVLGVDFLELGRGVSTLHQRTTGKSLLFPPQDLLTLNLEALLDEPHFAPALAKEFIKYGKYGGPFLKSWSDGWQKELWDQVTTKWNYPYQLLETPLRKPSETAEIHLFNFPFLPKLYHLFFAKIAKYFPIYYYQFSPCREFWSDTVSEVEKVHLLEKDPQLSFYLEEGHPLLKNLGRMGRETFRIFEEEDFVLQEHYIEASPQTKLSHLQSDMLHFRKGSAEQDASILLLPAPSKLREVEILYTKLLSLNCPPSEIQVFAPDISSYAPLIELVFGSEESPFDFTIRDLPQQPLLQTFLDLLTLNDHRFDPDGIFKLLSSPYFAALSDKEVKEFKSWIDKSGVKWGVDSSHRKKLLPGLLDTSESGTWEEAFDHLLKNLLFLPTQPTDWDLPYLDCTDSVVLGKGISLIRSLRADLDTLSRAEYTATEWCEKLLFLFNHYLNPSEEELAPIQEKILLLKQLDASYSFSSIKRYLQSSLKQKKGVRFAKQLEAITFRSLKPGTIFSSHTIVLLGMHEGAFPRPHASSSLNLLANNGDYIPSTPDEDRYLFLEAICAAEDNLFLTYQNSSEEDGKEQPPSIVVQELDPMVEKHPPFPFHYSYFKKKGVYSKKHFETAQTFYAPKEKRPFIPEFLSPVNLPSATHSYAPTKEELSRFSKHPLRFYCNQTLNLYLHYEDPTDPEFFLSPLQKHRLLSAQESLKEAGERGHLPLGRFKEIAQKKIVEDYKPETEEGVAFLGKDLFPDLIKIYPLYLLEFLKAEKPLISLKNGDRFTLKSDPQKALDAYLEYYDIAQQSPSPLHPLLADVLLRKDAKSLATRIKSAQTDPYMKILFKDCDPAVVFETWAPFLRKTFRPLLEMLDETV; this comes from the coding sequence ATGATCGGAAAGCCAACTGTATACTTAAGCAATAAGGAAAAATTGCTTACATCACTTCTGCGCGATAATCTCTTTTCCAAAGAGAGTAAACCTTTTGCAAAAAAGTTTGTTTTTCTTCCCAATGCCTCTCTAAAAACCCCTCTTCTATCTTCATTTGTTTCTGATGGTACATTGGATGTTGTTCTTGGGGTTGATTTTCTAGAACTCGGAAGAGGTGTTTCTACCCTACATCAAAGGACAACAGGAAAAAGCCTTCTGTTCCCTCCTCAAGACCTCCTAACGCTCAACCTTGAAGCGCTTCTTGATGAGCCTCATTTTGCTCCAGCTCTTGCTAAAGAATTCATCAAGTATGGAAAATATGGAGGACCTTTTTTAAAAAGCTGGAGCGATGGGTGGCAAAAAGAACTTTGGGATCAGGTCACCACAAAATGGAATTACCCCTATCAGCTTTTGGAAACCCCATTAAGAAAACCTTCCGAAACTGCTGAGATTCATCTTTTTAATTTCCCCTTTCTGCCCAAGCTTTACCATCTCTTTTTTGCTAAAATTGCGAAGTATTTCCCCATCTACTACTACCAGTTCTCTCCCTGCAGAGAATTTTGGTCTGATACCGTCAGTGAAGTCGAAAAAGTCCATCTTTTAGAAAAAGATCCTCAGCTTTCTTTCTACCTAGAAGAAGGGCATCCCCTCCTTAAAAACTTGGGGCGCATGGGGAGAGAAACCTTCCGCATTTTTGAAGAAGAAGATTTTGTTCTGCAGGAGCATTATATTGAAGCGTCTCCTCAAACCAAACTTTCTCACCTGCAAAGTGATATGCTTCATTTTAGAAAAGGATCTGCAGAACAAGACGCCTCCATTCTCCTCCTTCCTGCCCCTTCTAAATTGCGCGAAGTAGAAATTCTTTATACGAAGCTCCTTTCCTTAAATTGCCCACCTTCAGAGATCCAAGTTTTTGCTCCTGATATTTCCAGCTACGCACCTCTAATAGAGCTCGTTTTTGGGTCCGAGGAGTCTCCCTTTGATTTCACCATTCGCGATCTTCCACAGCAGCCCCTTCTCCAAACCTTCTTAGATCTCCTCACTCTTAACGATCATCGTTTTGATCCAGATGGTATCTTCAAACTCCTTTCAAGTCCTTATTTCGCTGCTCTTTCGGACAAGGAGGTAAAAGAGTTTAAAAGTTGGATAGACAAATCAGGAGTTAAATGGGGTGTTGATAGCTCTCATCGGAAAAAGCTACTTCCTGGCCTCCTTGATACTTCCGAAAGTGGAACCTGGGAAGAGGCTTTCGATCATCTTTTAAAAAACCTACTCTTTCTCCCCACACAGCCAACAGATTGGGACCTTCCTTATCTCGATTGTACAGATAGCGTGGTTCTTGGAAAAGGGATCAGTCTTATACGTTCTCTTCGAGCTGATCTCGACACTTTATCTCGTGCAGAGTATACAGCTACAGAGTGGTGCGAGAAACTCCTCTTTCTTTTTAATCATTATCTCAACCCCTCTGAAGAAGAGCTTGCTCCCATTCAGGAAAAAATCCTTCTCTTAAAGCAGCTCGATGCTTCCTACTCTTTTTCTAGTATCAAACGGTATCTTCAAAGTAGCCTTAAACAAAAAAAAGGAGTCCGCTTTGCCAAACAACTCGAGGCGATTACCTTCCGCAGCCTAAAACCTGGAACGATTTTTTCTTCCCATACCATTGTTCTTTTAGGAATGCATGAAGGGGCATTTCCTCGTCCTCACGCTTCCTCATCCCTCAACCTCCTCGCTAATAATGGGGACTATATTCCTTCTACCCCAGATGAAGACCGCTACCTCTTTTTAGAAGCGATTTGCGCTGCAGAGGACAATCTTTTCCTGACCTATCAAAACAGCAGTGAGGAAGATGGGAAAGAGCAACCTCCCTCTATTGTGGTTCAAGAACTTGATCCAATGGTAGAAAAACATCCTCCTTTCCCCTTTCATTACTCCTACTTTAAAAAGAAAGGAGTGTACTCCAAAAAGCATTTTGAAACGGCGCAAACCTTTTATGCACCAAAAGAAAAACGCCCTTTCATTCCTGAGTTTTTATCTCCAGTGAACCTCCCCAGTGCCACGCACAGCTATGCGCCAACAAAAGAAGAGCTTTCCCGGTTTTCTAAACATCCTCTACGATTTTATTGTAATCAAACGCTCAATCTCTACCTTCACTACGAAGATCCTACCGACCCGGAATTTTTTCTTTCCCCCCTACAAAAACATCGCCTCCTTTCCGCTCAAGAATCTCTTAAAGAGGCCGGGGAAAGGGGACATCTTCCTCTTGGACGCTTCAAAGAGATCGCCCAAAAAAAAATTGTTGAAGACTACAAGCCTGAGACAGAAGAAGGGGTTGCTTTTTTAGGAAAAGATCTTTTCCCAGACCTGATCAAAATCTACCCCCTCTATCTCCTTGAGTTCCTCAAAGCTGAGAAGCCTTTAATCTCTCTGAAAAACGGGGACCGCTTTACATTAAAATCTGATCCTCAAAAGGCACTGGATGCCTATCTTGAATACTACGATATCGCTCAACAAAGTCCCTCCCCATTGCACCCGCTTCTCGCCGACGTCCTTTTAAGAAAAGATGCTAAATCCCTAGCCACTCGAATCAAAAGCGCTCAGACTGACCCCTATATGAAAATCCTCTTCAAAGACTGTGATCCTGCAGTGGTTTTTGAAACGTGGGCACCTTTCCTTCGAAAAACCTTCCGCCCATTATTGGAGATGCTCGATGAAACGGTTTGA